In Pectobacterium actinidiae, the DNA window CGAACAGGGTATCGTTTACAAAACCTTCCATGCTAACGCGGCTCTATCGACAACCCGTAAAGCGGAAACACACCGGGAAAATATTGATGTGCAGTTTGTGATTTCGGGAACTGAGATTTTGGAGTATCAGCCTGTCTTATCACGCCAGCCCGACGATGCGCATCCCGATCAGGATAATGATTTTTATCACGGTAAGACGGGTAATGAAAAATCACTCATTCTTCATAGCGGTGATTTCGTTGTGCTATTTCCATGGGATATTCATACGCCGTTGTGTCAGATAGAAGAAACGCAGCCCGTCCGCAAGGTTGTGGCAAAAGTACCGCTTGAACTTATAAATTAAAAATCGAGGTTTAATAACATGACATGTTGTTATTACGACATGAAATATTAATTGTCGATTTTATGAGGAATTTCGTTTTTTACTTCTATTATCCTCTAAGGGAAAGCGACAGCGTTATTATTGAATATTGATTTTAATATCAATTAAGTCTTTGTGATAACTATCTCAAAATAACCAATTGGCGATTAAAAATAATGTTAATAACTTGTATGGTAGTGATGTGCATCGTATTGTTATTATCAGGGGGTTATGACGATATTATAAATATTATTGCTAGATAAGGTTTAACCAGCGGGTGTTTAAGGATAAATATTCCTTAAGTAATGATGTGGAAAGTTATTTTTATGCTGACTTGGCAGGAAGGTACTTTACCCATCGATATGTTAAAAATAGCAGGGTAGGTATTTTTACATTCGTAATTTTTCCTTTGGAGAATAGAGAGATATGTCTAAATATACCTTGGGTTTCGAAAGAAAATATTTTCATATTCTAACGTCTGGGATCGGTAGGATAATCGCGTTTGCCTCATTGGTTTCTCTTTTTTCCTTATCTCCCGTTGCTGCTAAAACCTATGATTTCAATTTGAGCACTGCGTTAGCGCCAGACGATCCGATTTATGCTGGATTTAAAGAGTTCAAGAAAAATGTTGAAAAACGCACGGATAAAAAAGTACGAGTGCGGTTATTCCCAAGTGGTCAATTGGGGGCTGATGGGGAATTGATTCAGCAAGCTCAGGTAGGAAGTAATGTTGGTGTGCTTACCGATGGCGGCAGGCTGGCGCAATTTGTGCCAGAGTTGGCAATACTCAATGCCCCCTTCTTATTGTCAAATTATGAGCAAGCCTCAAAATTTGTTGCAACTCCCTTATTTAAAGGATGGGAGTCACAGTTGCAGGATAAATCAGGTTTGGTCAGCCTCTCATTCAACTGGTATCAAGGTTCTCGTATGATGATTACGAAAAAACCTTTCACACAACCGGCTGATTTAAAAGGTGTCAGAGTCAGAGTACCTGATGCCCCTATTGTTATAGAAACAATCAACTGTATGGGAGCCTCGCCAACACCGATGGCGTGGTCCGAAGTCTATTCTGCCATTCAGACTGGTGTAGTGGATGCTGCCGAGGCGCACCCAACTGCGTTATATGGTTCTAAGCTCAATGAGGTGGCTAAATATATTACTAAAACTAACCATTACCACTTAATGACGTCAATTGTTGTTGGTCGTAAATGGTTTGAACAACTTCCCGCCGAATATCAGAAAGTGCTTCATGAGGAGTCTGTTAATGCAGGTACATTCGCATCCCAAAAAATTATAGAGCAAAGTAATAACGTTTTAGAAAAAATGACAAAAAGTGGTGCCAAAGTGGAAGAGATTGATCTCAGTCCTTTTATTACGGCCTGTGCTAATGTGCCCGCTAAACTTGGATTAGAATCCGCACGTGATAGTCTCAAATCCGCGCTAGGTATCAAATAAATTAGCGTCATTACCTCTGTGCTGCTCCCGTCTTTATGGCGGGAGATTGTGTGAGATACTGTAGATGAAAACATTGATTAAAATAGAAATAGCCATTGCAAAATTTATGTTTGTAATCATGGTGGTGCTTATTTTGGTAGCGGCGATTGGGCGAGCGCTGGGGTATCCACTTATTTGGTCTATAGAAATATCTATGGTTTTATTTGCCTGGGTAAGTATGTTCGCTATTCATTATTCTCAGGCCAATCAACGTAATATGGGGATTGATTTTATATTGAAGCGATTGCCTGAAAATGTGCAAAATGTAATAGATTATGTTAACAGGATTTTGATTATATTCTTTCTTGGTTTTGGAACTTACTCTGGATACCTTTTTACCTGGGATACACGAGCACATGTATTACCTATTTCAGAGATAAATCATGTTTTTTTAAGTGCGGCAGTTCCGACTGGGTGTTTATTAATAATGTTTACCTGTGTTGAGCAACTGATTGATAAAATTAAATCCAGTCGAGCATTATCGATTAGAGGTGATTCACTATGATATGGCTGACCGGTGTATTATTTATTGTTTTTATGTTAATGGGCATGCCAGTGGGATTTGTTATTGCCCTGTCAAGTTTAGCCTATTTCTTTACATCCGACTTTCTACCGCTTGGTATCGCTTTTCAAAAATTTGCCGCGCCGACACAGTCATTTCCAATGATTGCTGTTCCTCTGTTTATTCTTGTGGGCAATTTACTTACACGGACAGGTATTACCGAGCGTTTGTTGGATTTTGCTCGTCTATTGACTGGTTGGATGATCGGCGGGTTGGCGCAAATTAACGTCTTGCTCGCCATGCTTATGGGCGGCGTTGCGGGGTCGGCGGTTGCTGATGCGTCCATGCAGTCGCGTATGCTCGGGTTCTCTATGATTGATCGGGGGTATCCACGGGCTTATACCGCTGTGGTTATCGCTTTTGCGTCATTGATCACCGCTACGTTACCTCCAAGTATCTTGCTAATCTTATTTGGGTTTGTAGGTAACGTTTCTATTGGGAAATTATTCCTTGCAGGTATTATTCCGGGCTTTTTGCTGACGATAACCCTGATGATAACGAATTATATCATGGCGCGTCGTATGAAAATCCAACCAGAAACGTTGTCAAAGCCGACGTTCAAAGAGGTTATGGTGAGCTTTCGCCGCGGCTTTTGGGCGCTGATGTTCCCCGTAATTCTCATTGTAGTGATTCGTTTAGGACTGTTTACTACTTCAGAAGCTGGGGCATTTATTGTTCTCTACGCCATTATTATTGGTGGTCTGGTTTATAAGGAACTTACCTGGCAAGGGATGCTTGATACGCTGACTGAAACGCTAAGCGATCTTGGTATCGTAATGCTCTTGGTTATGGCTGCCTTTATTCTGGGACATATCAGCGTGTTGGATCAATTGCCTCAGGCAATGACTGAGTTCATTACTGAGTTTACGGAAAGCCCGACAGGAATCATGCTGCTTATTTTTGCTTTGGTACTCGTCGTTGGTATGGTTTTAGATGCCAGCCCGCTGGTCCTGCTGCTGACGCCAATATTATTGCCTATTGTGACCGAAATAGGTTACGACCCTATTCATTTCGGAATTATGTTCATTACGTTAACGTTATTAGGAGCGAATACACCGCCAGTGGGGATTTGTATGTATACGGTCTGTGGGATTTTAAAATGTGATACCGTACATTTTATGAAAGCTTCAGTGCCCTACTTATTGGCGTTTATCATTTTCGTTGCGGTATTATTTTTCTTCCCGCAAACGGTCATGTTCTTGCCCAATTTGCTCATGCCGTAGTTGACTCATGTCAGCGTGTGATTGGCGTCTAATGGTGTCTTTTTAAATGGAGGGGATGCGCTTAAGCCCGTCGAGTGCAGGTCGCCGTTGAACGAGACACGCTTAGTGAAAGACTGACTCCTGGCGAGAGATATCCTGTTTCGCATTATCCTCCCACTGACTGGTGTGGGTGGGGGGATAAGAGACGTTGGCGAATGTGCAGTTTGGCGTATATACCCTAAATAATTCGAGTTGCGTAAGGGAGGCCAACGCGCAGGCAGCTTGAAGTATGACGGGTATAGCAGGCAGTAAGTATGGCGAGTATAGTCCCAAATTAACATGTATCATAAACGGTAAATTTCTTGGGTAAACACAGCGGCATGGATACGTCTTTTCAAATTAACAACAACGAACCAGTCAATCAGCAAATTTATCGCGTACTGCGTAAAGACATTGTGGAATGCAATATTCCACCGGGTAAACTGCTGTCTGAAAAAGAAATTTCTGTGCGTTTTGATGTATCACGCCAGCCGGTCAGAGAGGCTTTTATCAAGCTGGCAGAGGCAGGACTGGTCCAGATCCTGCCGCAGCGCGGCACGTTTGTGATGAAGATCTCCGAGCAGCGTGTGGCAGATGCCCGCTTTATTCGTCAGGCGCTGGAGTGCGCGATTGTGCGCCGGGCGGCAGAAATGGTGACGGAAGAACAACTGTTGACGCTGGAGCACAACTTACGCCGTCAGGAACTGGCCGCGCAGAATGAGCAGGTGCGTGAATTTCTCAGCCTTGACGACAGCTTCCATCAGCTTCTGACGCAGATTGCCAACTGTCCGCTGGCGTGGGAAACCATCGAATCGATTAAAGCGACGATGGACCGCGTACGTTTTCTCAGCTTAAGTCAGGTTTCACCACCGCTCAGCCTGATTCAGCAGCACTACGTGATTTTCAGCGCCCTGAAAGCGCGCGATCCCGATGCCGCAGAAAAAGCGATTCGTGAGCATTTGCAGGAAATGATCTATTCGATCACGCCGATTGCGCAACAGAATAGCGACTGGTTCGAGCACGCCTGATCCTGGTTTATTGGCCGCTATCACCACATGAGGTTCGATGTACTCATGCGGTGAAGGTTTACCTGTTCTTTAACGGGATAGTGCCGCAATTTCAGTGCTGCTCAAAGCACCATCGTAAATTTTGAAATAGTCATAGCGTCCCTTCATATAAGGGTCGGTCGGATACTGCGAACGGCCAAGGTAGGCGGCACTCAATTCACCGAGTTGGTAAGGTGCCAGTGTTAGCGCTTCACTCCGCACGACTGCTTTTCCGTCAAGATACATAATCCCGATATTACCAGACAGGGTCAGCGCGACAGTGACCCAACGACCAACAGGGAATGTCTCGGTAGTGGGTTCAAACGCTTCCATCATGTAGCCGTGCAAACTGGATATTCTGAACGAGGGTTTACCCTGATTGCTGTACGGTAATAGGGCGATCCAGCGGCGGGTGCCCGATCCCATGTCGAAAATGCGTGCCCAGGTTCGTTTGTCATCCGCGCAGAAGCGGGTAACGACGGTGAAGTCACCTACATTCTCCATCACTTTTCCGGGTAGGCTGACATGGCCATCGACGCCATCTAAAACCAGTGCAATCCCCGAGCCATCTGGCCCCGTTCCCCAACTGGCGCCACCGTGCAAGGTGCTGGCTTCCCATTTTCCCGCGCTGTCAGCCAGCGTGGTGCCTGAACCTTCATTGAACGCCAGATGGAAAATTTCTTCCGCCTTAATCGCAACGCTCACTACATCAGAAGCCTGTGTTTCCCCACCATTAACCACGGCCTTAACACGATAGTAGTAGCGGGTTGCGCGGGTAGCGATGTCTCGATCGGTATAGGTCAGTAGATCGGCAATATCGTAAGCGAGGGTGCTGAATGCGCCATTCGTCGAGGTTGAGCGCTCAAGCGTATAGCGGGTGGCGCCGACAACGCCCCACCAGGAAAGCTCAATGCTTTCGCCACGGCGATAAGCGGTTAAACCAGTTGGTTTCAGTGTTGAACTCTCGACGGCCAGATCGCGAGTGTACAATAACGTGCCGTAACCCGTACCATCACCCCCGCCGCCATTCTCCGGTGTGATCTTCTGTACATACTTATAAACGTAGGGCGTCGAAATTCCCTTACGTTTAGCGTAATGATTGTAGATGGTTTCCCAGCACGGACGGTTATTTCCCTGACTGACGGTGCCAAGCCCTTCCATCAGGCCATGGCGATTACGATAATTTTTCCACGGTACTGAATAATAGGCACCACTTTCGTCTGTCAGGTTGGATTTAGCCACATATTCGGCACCGGCGAGGAAGCGGTTATTGGCATAGCCGTAGATATCATCACCCTGATTCCAGGCCATTTCGCAGAATGCGACCCCCAGACTCATGCCTAACGTCGTGTGTCCCTGATCGCGACCACTTTCCTGCCATTGCCCCAGATAGCCAGGATGTACATGTGCGACTGCCAACATCCCCGCACCATTTCCCTGACCATATTTATAATAACCAATGGCTTCCTGATAGATTTCAGGACGGTCGCATAGTACGCCGATCGCCAAAATATTGGCAATCGCACATTGATCCCAATTCGCCCAATAGTTCGTAATCTCTGCACCGTTGTGGACGTCCAAAAAGTGCCGCGACATTGGGTAGAAGATCGTCA includes these proteins:
- a CDS encoding YhcH/YjgK/YiaL family protein; translated protein: MIVGHILQLDRSRAELPEAIYKVLVRLRSLNINLHPDGEMREQGIVYKTFHANAALSTTRKAETHRENIDVQFVISGTEILEYQPVLSRQPDDAHPDQDNDFYHGKTGNEKSLILHSGDFVVLFPWDIHTPLCQIEETQPVRKVVAKVPLELIN
- a CDS encoding C4-dicarboxylate TRAP transporter substrate-binding protein; translation: MSKYTLGFERKYFHILTSGIGRIIAFASLVSLFSLSPVAAKTYDFNLSTALAPDDPIYAGFKEFKKNVEKRTDKKVRVRLFPSGQLGADGELIQQAQVGSNVGVLTDGGRLAQFVPELAILNAPFLLSNYEQASKFVATPLFKGWESQLQDKSGLVSLSFNWYQGSRMMITKKPFTQPADLKGVRVRVPDAPIVIETINCMGASPTPMAWSEVYSAIQTGVVDAAEAHPTALYGSKLNEVAKYITKTNHYHLMTSIVVGRKWFEQLPAEYQKVLHEESVNAGTFASQKIIEQSNNVLEKMTKSGAKVEEIDLSPFITACANVPAKLGLESARDSLKSALGIK
- a CDS encoding TRAP transporter small permease, coding for MKTLIKIEIAIAKFMFVIMVVLILVAAIGRALGYPLIWSIEISMVLFAWVSMFAIHYSQANQRNMGIDFILKRLPENVQNVIDYVNRILIIFFLGFGTYSGYLFTWDTRAHVLPISEINHVFLSAAVPTGCLLIMFTCVEQLIDKIKSSRALSIRGDSL
- a CDS encoding TRAP transporter large permease is translated as MIWLTGVLFIVFMLMGMPVGFVIALSSLAYFFTSDFLPLGIAFQKFAAPTQSFPMIAVPLFILVGNLLTRTGITERLLDFARLLTGWMIGGLAQINVLLAMLMGGVAGSAVADASMQSRMLGFSMIDRGYPRAYTAVVIAFASLITATLPPSILLILFGFVGNVSIGKLFLAGIIPGFLLTITLMITNYIMARRMKIQPETLSKPTFKEVMVSFRRGFWALMFPVILIVVIRLGLFTTSEAGAFIVLYAIIIGGLVYKELTWQGMLDTLTETLSDLGIVMLLVMAAFILGHISVLDQLPQAMTEFITEFTESPTGIMLLIFALVLVVGMVLDASPLVLLLTPILLPIVTEIGYDPIHFGIMFITLTLLGANTPPVGICMYTVCGILKCDTVHFMKASVPYLLAFIIFVAVLFFFPQTVMFLPNLLMP
- a CDS encoding GntR family transcriptional regulator, producing the protein MDTSFQINNNEPVNQQIYRVLRKDIVECNIPPGKLLSEKEISVRFDVSRQPVREAFIKLAEAGLVQILPQRGTFVMKISEQRVADARFIRQALECAIVRRAAEMVTEEQLLTLEHNLRRQELAAQNEQVREFLSLDDSFHQLLTQIANCPLAWETIESIKATMDRVRFLSLSQVSPPLSLIQQHYVIFSALKARDPDAAEKAIREHLQEMIYSITPIAQQNSDWFEHA
- a CDS encoding LamG-like jellyroll fold domain-containing protein — protein: MKKISPQTNNDHANTSTGSHTEAARPASLPRRRFLQAGVGVAFSGLLGQFKGNVLTRAIAAVVTGTIAPSIYAEDRTFTHPGLLHTEEDFSRIRDKIARKEQPWTNAWTPFIQDGYSQLGANPRATENLVRGGEGQNFPVLYIDVQRSYRLAVRWKITQDKAYADEALRYLNAWSSTLKTITGNADRWLAAGIYGYQFANVAEIMRTYPGWARTDFERFQNMMLTIFYPMSRHFLDVHNGAEITNYWANWDQCAIANILAIGVLCDRPEIYQEAIGYYKYGQGNGAGMLAVAHVHPGYLGQWQESGRDQGHTTLGMSLGVAFCEMAWNQGDDIYGYANNRFLAGAEYVAKSNLTDESGAYYSVPWKNYRNRHGLMEGLGTVSQGNNRPCWETIYNHYAKRKGISTPYVYKYVQKITPENGGGGDGTGYGTLLYTRDLAVESSTLKPTGLTAYRRGESIELSWWGVVGATRYTLERSTSTNGAFSTLAYDIADLLTYTDRDIATRATRYYYRVKAVVNGGETQASDVVSVAIKAEEIFHLAFNEGSGTTLADSAGKWEASTLHGGASWGTGPDGSGIALVLDGVDGHVSLPGKVMENVGDFTVVTRFCADDKRTWARIFDMGSGTRRWIALLPYSNQGKPSFRISSLHGYMMEAFEPTTETFPVGRWVTVALTLSGNIGIMYLDGKAVVRSEALTLAPYQLGELSAAYLGRSQYPTDPYMKGRYDYFKIYDGALSSTEIAALSR